In one window of Mesotoga infera DNA:
- a CDS encoding purine-nucleoside phosphorylase — protein sequence MTNFEAMKKAVIKRVSLLPKAGLILGSGLGYLTEQFAEPTAIEYCEIPGFPNTTVEGHSGRLVFGIFHGLPVVAMEGRFHFYEGHEIKDVSAPIYLFKELGVKNLLITNAAGGINRSFTPGDIIAVTDIINLGFRNPLRGQNDERYGVRFPDMSEIVDRDWLNELRVRLGNEGIDLKEGTYCWALGPSYETPSEIKAFESFGADLVGMSTVPEVIAAKHCGMKLLVLSCVTNMASGILKEKLTHADVVKTANRIRPRFTSIVQRAIESIKASIS from the coding sequence ATGACAAATTTTGAAGCGATGAAAAAGGCAGTGATCAAACGGGTTAGCCTTTTGCCTAAAGCAGGGCTAATACTTGGATCGGGGCTTGGCTACTTGACGGAGCAGTTTGCTGAACCGACGGCAATAGAATACTGCGAGATTCCCGGCTTTCCGAACACTACGGTAGAAGGCCACTCAGGAAGGCTCGTCTTTGGAATTTTCCATGGACTGCCAGTCGTTGCAATGGAAGGACGTTTCCATTTCTATGAAGGTCATGAGATTAAAGACGTCTCTGCCCCAATATATTTGTTCAAGGAACTGGGAGTGAAGAATTTGCTGATTACAAATGCAGCGGGGGGCATAAACAGAAGTTTCACTCCCGGAGATATCATAGCTGTGACCGACATTATTAACTTAGGCTTTCGAAACCCCCTTAGGGGTCAGAATGACGAGCGTTACGGAGTAAGATTTCCCGACATGTCTGAGATCGTCGACAGAGACTGGTTGAATGAACTGAGAGTTAGACTTGGCAATGAGGGGATTGACTTGAAGGAAGGAACGTACTGTTGGGCTCTAGGTCCAAGTTATGAGACTCCCTCAGAAATTAAGGCATTCGAATCCTTCGGGGCCGATCTCGTAGGAATGTCAACAGTTCCGGAAGTAATTGCAGCCAAGCACTGCGGAATGAAACTTCTTGTTCTCTCTTGCGTGACCAACATGGCCTCGGGAATTCTTAAAGAAAAATTGACTCACGCCGATGTTGTGAAGACGGCCAACAGAATCAGACCCAGATTCACTTCTATTGTGCAGCGAGCAATCGAATCAATAAAGGCGAGCATATCATGA
- a CDS encoding bifunctional oligoribonuclease/PAP phosphatase NrnA: MIRKVNSVLSCIQEANNILVVGHIMPDGDCISSVVSLSMGLEKFGKRVTPAIDWRIPSSFNVFPWVERIREYSEDISEPDLIIVVDASSPDRIGKFEEFLRKDVTSIVIDHHATNTYFANECWVDASYSSAAQMVLDLLKLMDVEYDSDLALMNYLGIATDTGFFRYSNVDSSVFEAAAELVKLGADPAFVATAILETRRIEELFLEREAIDNIKLISENRFAYSYLTMKDFERHSLTEDDFTGFVGELRSIESVEVALFASEACKGQAHVSLRSKRYFDVSEIAVAFGGGGHQKASGFTLNYESDLKEALAEVVEMIDSRLRNETD; this comes from the coding sequence ATGATAAGAAAGGTAAACAGTGTCCTTTCATGCATTCAGGAAGCCAATAACATACTTGTTGTCGGCCATATAATGCCCGACGGAGACTGCATTTCTTCGGTTGTATCTCTTTCAATGGGTCTTGAGAAATTCGGCAAGAGAGTAACACCGGCGATCGACTGGAGGATTCCATCGAGTTTCAATGTCTTTCCGTGGGTGGAAAGAATAAGGGAATACAGCGAGGATATCTCAGAGCCAGACTTGATTATTGTTGTCGACGCATCTTCCCCTGATAGAATAGGCAAGTTTGAAGAGTTTCTAAGAAAGGACGTCACGTCAATAGTGATTGATCATCATGCAACAAACACTTACTTCGCGAATGAGTGCTGGGTAGATGCGTCATATTCGTCGGCTGCCCAGATGGTTCTTGACCTTCTCAAACTTATGGATGTTGAATATGACAGCGATCTCGCCCTGATGAACTACCTTGGCATAGCAACGGATACAGGATTCTTCAGATACTCTAACGTGGATAGCTCGGTCTTTGAGGCTGCGGCTGAACTCGTCAAATTGGGCGCCGATCCCGCCTTTGTTGCAACAGCGATTCTGGAGACGAGAAGGATCGAAGAGCTTTTCTTAGAGAGAGAGGCAATCGACAACATCAAATTGATTTCAGAGAACAGGTTCGCCTATTCTTACCTGACTATGAAGGATTTTGAGAGGCACTCTCTAACGGAGGACGATTTTACGGGATTTGTTGGCGAGTTGAGATCTATTGAAAGCGTCGAAGTTGCCCTCTTCGCTTCGGAAGCTTGCAAAGGCCAGGCTCATGTCTCTTTGAGATCAAAGAGATATTTCGATGTAAGCGAGATTGCGGTCGCGTTCGGAGGTGGAGGACATCAGAAGGCTTCAGGCTTCACTCTCAATTATGAAAGCGATCTGAAAGAGGCTCTCGCAGAGGTCGTCGAAATGATCGATTCTAGACTTAGAAACGAGACAGATTAG
- a CDS encoding site-2 protease family protein: MLEMMRNFFCLSPAIAATILSHEYARFITARRFEAIKPEWGEPGFIRRIDPVGLLMYYFFKFGWSRPFPVNYWKLRKVGYFKAILTSISGSIANFSLGLVAGLLFYLSGLYQYSTFLPESVSSFPASYVADVVYWTMVINLNTALFNLIPIPPLDGANIVTVLVPESQVNWLVKYELYGILTLLVLSLMGIIQLIMWPITQFIQLLARLIA, translated from the coding sequence ATGCTTGAGATGATGAGGAACTTCTTCTGCCTTTCCCCGGCGATTGCGGCAACTATTCTTTCCCATGAGTATGCTCGTTTTATTACCGCAAGAAGATTCGAAGCTATAAAACCTGAATGGGGAGAACCGGGATTCATTAGAAGAATAGATCCTGTCGGCCTTCTGATGTATTACTTTTTTAAGTTCGGTTGGTCGAGGCCGTTTCCCGTCAACTACTGGAAACTGAGAAAAGTCGGGTATTTCAAAGCGATACTGACTTCTATCTCAGGATCTATTGCCAACTTCTCATTAGGCCTCGTTGCAGGTCTCCTCTTTTATCTTTCAGGTCTTTACCAGTACTCGACTTTCTTGCCGGAAAGTGTCAGTTCATTTCCTGCCAGTTACGTTGCGGATGTTGTCTACTGGACAATGGTGATCAATCTCAACACTGCATTGTTCAACCTAATTCCAATACCGCCTCTGGATGGAGCGAATATAGTTACTGTGCTCGTTCCCGAAAGCCAGGTCAACTGGTTGGTCAAGTATGAACTCTACGGAATACTCACTCTTCTTGTTCTGTCTCTAATGGGCATAATTCAGCTGATAATGTGGCCAATAACACAATTCATACAGCTTCTTGCGAGGTTGATCGCCTAA
- the rsmI gene encoding 16S rRNA (cytidine(1402)-2'-O)-methyltransferase, whose product MTENTGKLWIVGTPIGNLDDMTVRGRKILGVADLILAEDTRRMRALLASLEIFRKEVISLNMHNQEERVPFVIERLKKGEQIALSSDAGMPVVSDPGALIIRVCREQGFEIDIAPGPSAVSSALAISGFPGSHFTFLGFLPRGKNRRRIFRKIAQGLYAESVIVFFESPFRLTETLSDLLEIVGDREVFVAREMTKLFQESFFGRVSDSIERFGASEVKGEITVVLSGRESQNA is encoded by the coding sequence GTGACTGAAAATACTGGGAAACTATGGATTGTCGGAACTCCAATTGGCAATCTAGATGACATGACTGTTAGAGGCAGGAAGATTCTGGGAGTTGCAGATTTGATCCTTGCGGAAGATACAAGAAGAATGAGGGCATTACTCGCTTCTCTCGAAATATTCAGGAAAGAGGTCATCTCTCTGAATATGCATAACCAGGAAGAAAGAGTGCCGTTCGTTATTGAGCGCCTGAAAAAGGGAGAGCAAATCGCTCTTTCCAGTGATGCTGGAATGCCAGTGGTTTCGGATCCAGGAGCCCTAATTATTAGGGTTTGTCGTGAGCAAGGATTTGAAATCGACATCGCCCCTGGTCCCAGCGCCGTTTCATCTGCGCTTGCAATTAGCGGCTTTCCAGGAAGCCACTTCACTTTTCTTGGGTTCCTTCCAAGAGGAAAGAATCGCAGAAGAATCTTCAGAAAGATTGCACAGGGGCTTTATGCGGAGAGTGTCATAGTCTTTTTCGAGTCCCCATTCAGACTGACCGAGACCTTGAGCGATCTTCTTGAAATAGTTGGCGATCGGGAAGTCTTTGTTGCAAGAGAGATGACAAAACTTTTCCAGGAATCCTTCTTTGGGAGAGTATCTGATTCAATTGAGAGATTCGGAGCTTCCGAAGTCAAAGGAGAGATAACGGTCGTTCTTTCGGGAAGGGAGAGTCAAAATGCTTGA
- a CDS encoding 16S rRNA (guanine(527)-N(7))-methyltransferase RsmG has product MFSFESLEPSLRSKCKMLIELMISSPHNLTSVRIFERAVTVHLEDALIPFADYALDGSYVDIGSGGGIPGLLLATVFPKSSWVLLDSIAKKTQEIERFARRMGLNNVAVKTARAEELALKNRAGFDAAFLRAVARSDVSMELAAPLVRIGGSIFLYKGPGWNEEKRFAGVAEERLRLSLSQEKEYRLSDGSARFLIVYEKKAETPGEFPRRVGMASKSPLGGSK; this is encoded by the coding sequence ATGTTCTCATTTGAATCGCTTGAACCGTCTCTTCGCTCAAAATGTAAGATGCTTATAGAGCTAATGATTTCTTCTCCACATAATCTCACTTCTGTCAGGATATTCGAAAGAGCTGTGACAGTACACTTAGAGGACGCTCTAATTCCCTTTGCCGATTATGCGTTGGATGGCAGTTATGTGGATATCGGAAGTGGCGGTGGGATTCCAGGTCTATTGCTGGCAACGGTTTTTCCGAAATCATCTTGGGTGCTTCTTGATTCGATTGCAAAGAAGACTCAAGAGATCGAAAGATTCGCTCGTAGGATGGGACTTAATAATGTTGCAGTGAAGACTGCCAGAGCGGAAGAATTGGCTCTCAAGAACAGAGCAGGATTTGATGCGGCCTTTCTGAGAGCAGTAGCAAGAAGCGACGTGTCAATGGAACTCGCAGCTCCACTGGTGAGGATTGGCGGCAGTATTTTTCTCTATAAAGGTCCTGGCTGGAACGAGGAGAAAAGATTTGCGGGAGTTGCAGAAGAGAGGCTTCGCCTCAGTCTGTCGCAAGAGAAGGAATATCGTCTTTCAGACGGATCTGCCAGGTTCCTGATAGTCTACGAGAAGAAAGCAGAAACACCGGGAGAATTTCCAAGGAGAGTCGGAATGGCCTCAAAGTCCCCGCTCGGAGGTTCAAAGTGA
- a CDS encoding GTP cyclohydrolase I FolE2: MLRDVQNEKDKRNIKINMVGIKSIEYPIIVLDRKFGTQQTVGKFDLFVDLPKDFRGTHMSRFVEVLERHHRKITPRNMESILDDMRESLKADVAHVKVEFPYFIRKNAPVSGSESFSSFRCSFNTMKDGAFDFILGVKVPVMTVCPCSKEISDRGAHNQRAEVSAFVRMNSLVWIEEIIEFVEKSSSAPIYSLLKREDEKYITEHSYDNPRFVEDLSREVVLFLQEDDRISWYRVEVISQESIHNHEAYACIEKE, from the coding sequence ATCTTGAGAGACGTACAGAATGAGAAGGACAAGAGGAATATTAAGATCAATATGGTTGGGATAAAGTCAATCGAGTATCCAATAATTGTGTTGGATAGGAAATTCGGGACTCAGCAAACAGTTGGAAAGTTCGATCTCTTTGTTGATCTTCCAAAGGATTTTCGAGGTACCCACATGTCTAGATTTGTGGAGGTTTTAGAAAGGCACCATCGAAAAATCACCCCGAGAAACATGGAATCGATTCTTGATGACATGAGAGAATCTCTTAAGGCAGATGTTGCGCACGTTAAGGTTGAGTTTCCATATTTCATCAGAAAGAATGCTCCGGTAAGTGGCAGCGAGAGTTTCAGTTCATTCCGATGCTCTTTCAATACTATGAAAGATGGTGCATTTGATTTCATTCTTGGAGTCAAGGTTCCCGTCATGACCGTCTGCCCCTGTTCAAAGGAGATAAGCGACAGGGGAGCTCACAACCAAAGGGCAGAAGTCTCTGCCTTCGTCAGAATGAATTCTCTTGTATGGATTGAAGAAATAATCGAGTTCGTCGAGAAGTCTTCTAGCGCCCCTATATATTCTCTTCTTAAGAGGGAAGACGAAAAATACATTACCGAACACTCGTATGATAACCCCCGGTTTGTAGAGGATCTTTCCCGAGAGGTCGTTCTCTTTCTTCAAGAGGATGATCGTATCAGCTGGTACAGAGTTGAAGTGATCAGTCAGGAGTCAATTCACAACCACGAGGCATACGCTTGCATCGAAAAGGAATGA
- the lepB gene encoding signal peptidase I gives MSDKMSEKASEKKGSRFLHEVREWGKAILYAVVFGTIIRLFVFETMLVPTGSMIPTINPPARLFVEKITYEYREPDYGDIVVFWTPYVDIESQKYLRGFDKFMDLFAPAEYRGHVKYVKRLVGKPGDVLELRKAPDYTSANPVYQLYVNGDIPPALEERRYVREGIFYDPMFYFGLAHPDDPTVRISPYYRLYQAYKGLIEYTEYYDTVLSPLGMGEYISQDPATGEVKVTIPEGFRFMMGDNSTNSFDSRYFGFVPEKAIVGSPMLTIWPLSDFGPLKK, from the coding sequence GTGTCTGACAAAATGTCGGAAAAGGCCTCTGAAAAGAAAGGATCGCGCTTTCTCCACGAAGTTAGAGAGTGGGGAAAGGCGATTCTTTACGCGGTTGTCTTCGGTACGATAATTCGTCTGTTTGTCTTTGAGACAATGTTAGTTCCGACTGGCTCGATGATACCTACAATAAACCCTCCCGCTCGACTATTCGTGGAGAAAATCACCTATGAATACAGAGAACCGGATTATGGGGACATCGTCGTGTTCTGGACTCCGTATGTGGATATCGAGTCGCAGAAGTATCTGCGTGGGTTCGATAAGTTCATGGACCTTTTCGCCCCTGCAGAGTACAGAGGTCATGTAAAGTACGTTAAGCGGTTGGTCGGTAAACCGGGTGATGTCCTGGAACTTAGAAAGGCTCCAGACTACACTTCCGCTAATCCAGTCTATCAGCTTTACGTCAACGGAGATATCCCTCCTGCGCTGGAAGAAAGGCGTTATGTAAGGGAAGGAATATTCTACGATCCGATGTTCTATTTCGGACTGGCTCATCCCGACGATCCCACTGTCAGGATTTCACCGTATTACAGACTTTACCAGGCATACAAAGGGCTTATTGAATACACGGAGTACTATGACACAGTTCTGAGCCCTCTTGGGATGGGAGAGTATATTAGTCAAGACCCGGCGACAGGGGAAGTCAAAGTCACGATTCCAGAAGGGTTCAGATTCATGATGGGAGATAACTCCACCAATAGCTTCGACAGCAGGTATTTTGGCTTTGTTCCGGAGAAAGCTATAGTTGGGAGCCCGATGCTTACCATTTGGCCATTATCTGATTTTGGGCCATTAAAGAAATAA
- the rplS gene encoding 50S ribosomal protein L19, translating into MDQYIRSLENEHLREDLPKMGPGDTVRVSVRIKEGNKERVQAFEGIVMGIRGSGTGKSFTVRRVGAAGVGVERIFPFTSPSLEKIEVLRRGKVRRAKIYYIRDVKGKVKIKEKRD; encoded by the coding sequence ATGGATCAGTACATAAGGTCTCTGGAAAACGAACATTTGAGGGAAGATCTGCCGAAGATGGGTCCGGGCGATACCGTAAGAGTAAGCGTAAGGATTAAAGAGGGTAATAAAGAAAGGGTACAGGCCTTTGAGGGAATTGTTATGGGGATCAGAGGCAGTGGAACCGGAAAGTCTTTTACCGTTAGAAGAGTTGGAGCGGCGGGTGTTGGAGTCGAAAGAATCTTCCCGTTCACAAGCCCGTCTCTGGAGAAGATAGAAGTTCTCAGAAGGGGAAAGGTTAGAAGAGCGAAGATTTACTACATTCGAGATGTGAAGGGTAAGGTAAAGATAAAAGAGAAAAGGGACTGA
- a CDS encoding RNA methyltransferase encodes MLNNIYLALIHYPVLGRHGNIVSSAVTNLDVHDISRTCRTYNLKGYFVVSNLPAQREIVDNVLNYWLEEFGKEYNPSRSEALTVVKRASYIEDVLEDIEEIEGQKPDLVFTSAKRGRDRLTYGAMRDIIAGSKKPHLLLFGTSWGLPEEIERMCNYSLEPLRANSDFNHLSVRAAVAIVLDRLIQEDTIYVRRD; translated from the coding sequence ATGTTGAATAACATATATCTTGCTTTGATTCACTACCCGGTTTTAGGAAGGCATGGGAATATCGTTTCGAGCGCCGTTACAAATCTTGATGTTCACGATATCTCCCGCACTTGTAGAACTTACAATCTGAAGGGCTATTTTGTGGTGAGCAATCTTCCTGCGCAGAGAGAGATCGTAGACAACGTCCTCAACTACTGGCTTGAGGAGTTTGGAAAAGAGTACAATCCAAGCAGAAGCGAAGCGCTGACGGTTGTTAAGAGGGCATCGTATATTGAAGATGTTCTTGAAGATATTGAAGAGATCGAAGGGCAGAAACCTGATCTTGTTTTTACCTCAGCAAAGAGGGGAAGAGACAGGCTCACATACGGAGCAATGAGAGACATTATAGCAGGGAGCAAAAAGCCGCATCTTCTTCTATTTGGAACGAGCTGGGGTTTGCCCGAGGAAATTGAAAGAATGTGCAACTACTCGTTGGAACCGCTGAGAGCTAATTCGGATTTCAATCATCTCTCTGTGAGAGCAGCGGTTGCGATAGTATTAGATAGATTAATTCAAGAGGATACAATATATGTTAGGAGGGATTAA
- the trmD gene encoding tRNA (guanosine(37)-N1)-methyltransferase TrmD: MRIDVLTIFPQLFETIFNWGVISRALEKEIIVFEAVDIRDFTDDRHRTTDDYPFGGGSGLVMKAEPILRAVASRFTENSRPYIIYPSPQGKVFDNKKALELSKLNHITFICGRYEGIDERVMSVVDEELSIGDFVLSGGEVPAILMIEAVSRFIPGVIGDMESVINDSFFSELLDHPHYTRPREVNGIEVPEVLLSGNHEMIEIQRRVESLRRTIERRPDIFLKHEFDLSDKKALLMLFEELRKDVE; the protein is encoded by the coding sequence ATGAGGATAGATGTTCTAACTATATTCCCGCAGCTTTTCGAAACTATTTTCAACTGGGGCGTAATTTCGAGAGCGCTTGAGAAAGAGATAATCGTTTTTGAAGCCGTAGATATTCGAGATTTTACGGATGATCGCCACAGAACTACCGACGACTATCCATTTGGTGGAGGGAGCGGTCTGGTTATGAAGGCCGAGCCGATTCTCAGGGCAGTTGCGAGTCGCTTTACGGAAAATAGCAGGCCATACATAATCTACCCTTCTCCTCAAGGAAAGGTCTTTGATAACAAGAAAGCTCTTGAACTCAGCAAACTCAATCACATTACTTTCATCTGTGGCCGTTACGAAGGGATTGATGAAAGGGTTATGAGCGTGGTTGATGAAGAACTCTCGATTGGTGATTTCGTGCTCAGCGGTGGGGAAGTTCCCGCAATACTCATGATAGAGGCTGTTTCGAGATTCATACCGGGAGTAATCGGAGACATGGAATCCGTCATTAATGATTCCTTTTTCTCCGAACTACTCGATCACCCACATTACACAAGGCCTAGAGAAGTGAATGGAATTGAAGTGCCCGAGGTGCTTCTCAGTGGTAATCACGAGATGATTGAAATTCAAAGGAGAGTGGAGAGCTTAAGGAGAACGATCGAAAGAAGGCCGGACATCTTTTTGAAGCATGAGTTTGATCTCTCTGACAAGAAGGCCTTGCTTATGCTGTTCGAGGAGCTGAGAAAGGATGTTGAATAA
- the rimM gene encoding 16S rRNA processing protein RimM produces the protein MSDLKDDFLEDMIPIGRIVKPHGLHGEMKVKVSLEDEDAFRNVGKVLLYNEKTESRFTVSIDGARRATKGWILHFEGINSMAQAQRFAGFHLYIEVQILPELSEGEYYYFQVLGCKVFDENRSFIGIVDDIIETGSNDVMVVVHHEKDFSIREELIPMIRDCIIELNFDDKTIIARSLKFEEVKPE, from the coding sequence ATGAGCGATTTGAAAGACGATTTTCTGGAAGACATGATTCCTATCGGGCGGATAGTGAAGCCGCACGGTCTTCACGGTGAAATGAAGGTGAAAGTTTCCCTTGAAGATGAAGATGCCTTCAGGAACGTCGGGAAGGTTCTTCTCTATAACGAGAAAACAGAATCACGTTTCACCGTCTCGATTGATGGAGCCCGTAGAGCCACAAAAGGATGGATCTTGCATTTCGAAGGCATCAATTCGATGGCTCAGGCACAAAGATTTGCCGGCTTCCATCTCTACATCGAAGTCCAGATTCTGCCAGAATTGAGCGAAGGAGAGTACTATTACTTTCAGGTTCTTGGTTGTAAGGTTTTTGATGAGAATCGCAGCTTCATTGGTATTGTTGACGATATTATTGAAACGGGTTCGAATGATGTAATGGTCGTTGTTCATCACGAGAAAGACTTTTCCATCCGAGAAGAACTCATTCCAATGATAAGGGACTGTATTATCGAGCTAAACTTTGATGATAAGACGATTATTGCGAGGTCTTTGAAATTTGAAGAGGTCAAGCCTGAATGA
- a CDS encoding KH domain-containing protein produces the protein MKEVLEHILKGIVREPDQITVSETIDENGNTVFEIGAAEEDVGQIIGKDGRTIKSINVLLNALAGSSKESFILKVVR, from the coding sequence ATGAAGGAAGTGCTTGAACACATTCTGAAGGGAATAGTTAGGGAGCCCGATCAGATAACCGTTTCAGAGACCATTGATGAAAACGGGAACACAGTCTTTGAAATTGGTGCCGCAGAAGAAGATGTCGGCCAGATTATTGGAAAGGATGGTAGGACAATCAAGTCAATCAACGTACTTCTCAACGCTCTTGCAGGCTCATCAAAAGAAAGTTTCATTCTAAAGGTGGTCAGATGA
- a CDS encoding 30S ribosomal protein S16, with translation MVKIRLTRMGRRNRPFYRLVVVDSQKRRDGAYIDSLGFYDPIRDPGIMSVDVDKAVEWIMKGAQPTETARSILAKFGVMKKVHELKFVKEAGEKAE, from the coding sequence ATGGTAAAGATAAGGCTAACAAGAATGGGTAGAAGAAACAGGCCTTTTTACAGGCTTGTTGTAGTCGATTCTCAGAAGCGTAGAGACGGAGCATATATCGACTCTCTGGGGTTCTATGATCCTATAAGAGATCCTGGTATCATGAGCGTCGATGTCGATAAGGCTGTGGAATGGATTATGAAGGGGGCTCAACCAACAGAGACTGCAAGATCGATTCTTGCGAAATTCGGAGTTATGAAGAAGGTTCACGAACTCAAGTTTGTCAAGGAAGCTGGAGAGAAAGCAGAATAA
- a CDS encoding signal recognition particle protein produces MFENLQDKLGRTFRLLSGKGRISEKNIEDAVKQVKLSLLEADVNYKVVKEFISGVTEKALGEEVLKSFSPDQQFIKVVRDELIKMLGEKNVPLKLSSQPAKIMMVGLQGSGKTTTTAKLGTLLRKEGRKPLLVAADVYRPAAVDQLMQLGKQIDMPVFTGDRKNPVRIVHEAMQQAVKNINDVVILDTAGRLHIDDTMMRELKDIVAAVKPDEILMVVDAMTGQDAVNSAKAFNESLELSGFVVTKLDGDARGGVILSIRHVTGKPVKFIGVSEKPDGIEAFHPDRVAGRILGMGDVLSLIDKLQSNIDEEKAKEMEEKFLKNKFDLEDFLEQLKEVKKLGSIADIMEMIPGAPKDVDLAGSEKSMKRTEAIISSMTAQERRNPRLLNYSRKQRVAKGSGTSIQDVNKLLKSYDQMKSMMKQFGRKGKLLKGMKGFPF; encoded by the coding sequence ATGTTTGAAAATCTCCAGGACAAACTCGGCAGAACATTTAGGTTGCTGAGTGGAAAGGGAAGAATCTCGGAAAAAAACATAGAAGATGCCGTTAAACAGGTAAAACTATCGCTTTTGGAAGCAGATGTCAACTACAAGGTAGTCAAGGAATTTATCAGCGGTGTGACAGAGAAGGCCCTTGGTGAAGAAGTACTGAAATCATTTTCACCGGATCAGCAATTCATCAAAGTTGTGAGAGATGAACTGATAAAGATGCTGGGTGAAAAAAACGTCCCACTGAAGCTTTCGAGTCAACCGGCCAAGATCATGATGGTGGGTCTGCAGGGAAGCGGAAAAACAACTACTACGGCAAAGCTCGGCACTCTTTTGAGAAAAGAAGGCCGGAAACCGCTTCTTGTTGCGGCAGATGTATACCGGCCGGCGGCTGTAGATCAGTTGATGCAGCTGGGGAAACAGATAGATATGCCTGTCTTCACGGGTGATAGAAAGAACCCTGTTCGTATTGTACATGAAGCAATGCAGCAGGCAGTCAAGAACATAAATGATGTCGTGATTCTTGATACAGCGGGAAGACTTCACATCGATGACACAATGATGAGAGAGCTGAAAGATATCGTTGCTGCAGTCAAGCCCGATGAGATTCTCATGGTTGTCGATGCGATGACAGGTCAGGATGCTGTTAACTCAGCAAAGGCATTTAACGAATCACTGGAGCTCTCGGGTTTCGTAGTGACAAAACTTGATGGAGATGCGAGAGGCGGAGTTATTCTATCTATAAGACATGTCACGGGAAAGCCGGTGAAGTTCATCGGAGTCTCTGAAAAGCCCGATGGGATTGAAGCCTTTCATCCCGACAGAGTTGCTGGACGAATACTTGGAATGGGAGATGTGTTGTCTCTTATAGATAAGCTTCAGTCCAACATAGACGAGGAAAAGGCGAAGGAGATGGAGGAGAAATTCCTTAAGAACAAATTTGATCTTGAGGACTTTCTTGAGCAGTTGAAAGAAGTCAAGAAGCTCGGGTCTATCGCAGATATTATGGAAATGATACCCGGTGCACCGAAAGATGTGGATTTGGCCGGGAGCGAGAAAAGTATGAAGCGGACAGAGGCGATTATCAGTTCGATGACTGCTCAGGAGAGAAGAAATCCAAGGCTCCTTAATTACTCGAGAAAGCAAAGAGTAGCAAAAGGAAGCGGAACGTCAATTCAGGATGTAAACAAGCTCCTGAAATCATATGATCAGATGAAGAGTATGATGAAGCAGTTTGGAAGGAAAGGAAAACTTCTAAAAGGCATGAAAGGATTTCCATTTTAG
- a CDS encoding thymidine kinase, which produces MSGKLTVVVGPMYSGKTSTLLSMVEIYTLGKKRIKVFKPVIDTRYSSSHVVSHSGQMAEAINVNDSSGIEEIVSRENERLDAVFIDETNFFDQGLLEVVEKMIFSGIDVFCVGLDLSYKHRPFAVTANLMAAADEVIKKKAVCHICGEYNATVTHRISGAIDTEIDVGGMEKYIAVCRDCYIKLNSLNHK; this is translated from the coding sequence ATGTCGGGCAAGCTCACGGTTGTTGTGGGACCAATGTATTCGGGGAAGACTTCGACTCTTCTCTCTATGGTTGAGATCTACACTCTTGGAAAGAAACGTATAAAGGTTTTCAAGCCAGTAATTGATACCCGATACTCATCCAGTCATGTCGTAAGTCATTCAGGCCAAATGGCGGAGGCGATAAATGTGAATGACTCTTCAGGAATAGAAGAGATCGTCTCGCGCGAAAATGAGAGGCTTGATGCAGTATTCATTGACGAGACGAACTTCTTTGATCAGGGTCTGCTTGAAGTAGTTGAGAAGATGATTTTCTCTGGAATCGATGTGTTTTGCGTGGGACTCGATCTCAGCTACAAACACAGACCGTTTGCTGTAACTGCTAATTTGATGGCTGCGGCAGATGAAGTAATAAAGAAAAAGGCCGTCTGTCACATTTGTGGAGAATACAACGCAACGGTAACTCACAGGATTTCAGGCGCAATCGATACGGAAATCGATGTTGGAGGAATGGAGAAATACATTGCAGTCTGCAGAGATTGTTACATAAAGCTTAATTCGTTGAATCACAAATGA